One window from the genome of Jiangella alba encodes:
- a CDS encoding glycosyltransferase: protein MTEPGGPDVAVIIPCHNEAVAIATVVADIRTALPDSTIYVYDNNSTDTTVAEALAAGAVVRTESRQGKGNVVRRAFADVDADVYLIIDGDDTYDAASASMLVKVLLDGPYDHVVGVRTHSSDAAYRAGHVLGNRAFSGVVGALFGRQLTDLLSGYRAFSRRYVKSFPALSQEFEIETELTIHSLRLRVPVAEIPVGYKERPDGSESKLRTYRDGLRILHWLVTVTRHERPTLFHGVLAGVFGVVALILGLPVVAEYLETGLVPRFPTAFLAAAIAIIAVVTLGVGYLLETIRRGREETARLAYLRYPAPGGRPTLL from the coding sequence GTGACAGAACCGGGCGGGCCGGACGTCGCTGTTATCATTCCGTGCCATAACGAGGCAGTTGCCATTGCGACCGTCGTCGCCGATATCCGCACCGCGCTGCCCGATTCGACCATCTACGTGTACGACAACAACTCCACCGACACCACGGTCGCCGAGGCGCTCGCCGCGGGCGCCGTCGTCCGCACCGAGTCGCGCCAGGGCAAGGGCAACGTCGTCCGCCGCGCCTTCGCCGACGTCGACGCGGACGTCTACCTCATCATCGACGGCGACGACACCTACGACGCCGCCTCCGCGTCCATGCTGGTCAAGGTGTTGCTGGACGGCCCGTACGATCACGTGGTCGGGGTCCGCACGCACTCCAGCGACGCCGCCTACCGGGCCGGCCACGTCCTGGGCAACCGCGCCTTCAGCGGCGTCGTCGGCGCGCTGTTCGGCCGGCAGCTCACTGATCTGCTCAGCGGGTACCGGGCGTTCTCGCGGCGCTATGTGAAATCTTTCCCGGCGTTGTCGCAGGAATTCGAGATCGAGACCGAGCTGACCATTCACTCGTTGCGGCTACGCGTTCCCGTGGCCGAGATCCCGGTCGGTTACAAGGAACGTCCGGACGGCAGTGAGAGCAAACTGCGCACCTACCGCGACGGCTTGCGCATTCTGCACTGGCTGGTCACGGTCACGCGGCACGAGCGGCCCACGCTGTTCCACGGCGTGCTGGCGGGCGTCTTCGGTGTGGTGGCGCTGATCCTCGGTCTCCCCGTCGTCGCGGAGTACCTCGAGACCGGCCTCGTCCCCCGCTTCCCGACCGCCTTCCTCGCGGCGGCCATCGCCATCATCGCCGTCGTCACCCTGGGGGTCGGGTACCTGCTGGAGACCATCCGGCGCGGACGCGAAGAGACCGCCCGGCTGGCCTACCTGCGCTACCCAGCCCCCGGCGGCCGCCCGACCCTCCTCTGA
- a CDS encoding glycosyltransferase family 4 protein, which translates to MTTPESNTSQPGTSGSTAADARAHVVMLVANDVVTDSRVKKEAQAVADAGYRVTVLGVAADGRRSLEVLGDVLVVRVPVAFQLRDERDRKRRSHRDWRPPYVGYPVKSAQTARKQALKARRVELSGRPGAGGLGQRLAAARLSAAERAAWLRAGVGNRADKLFRFGWRAWDGVAARTPWPARWRLVHPQAYDYELAFGPLLDQLAPDAVHAHDMHVIGVAVRAAERARAAGRRLPVVYDAHEYVPGLSRYGPRTPRFIAAWAHHEREYIGRADRVVTVSPAIARTLRQRYRLDREPTVVINSPSMTELDGGDVPGLRARVGLAADVPLLVYSGGVTKARGVETAVEALPSLPGVHLAVVSVPHIEIAPVHQLRALAGRLGVADRVHFLDPVRPHEVVAFLSSADVGLIPILRYPSHEMALPNKVFEYAFAGLPVVTSDMPSLTEFMRQSGIGEVYRVGDAADLAAKVRAVLADPAPYRARLERPEFRREVSWEGQAQHLRELYAGLLGTAAATTVPAVAATTAAEATAPHLLIGPSNSAGQGWRWARAVERYAPPATAENLMTESGSFAFRADHVVTAERFQHDAAWVVEFAGHVLRTATHVLFEAARPVLGQARGQLFVEDLPTLRAAGIAAGVILHGSEVRDPRRHRELFGHSPFADPDDPLTQRLQQATRVVLGHLRDFDGPRFVTTPDLLDFVDGAQWLPVVVDVDDLATDRPVLDRPVPVVLHAPSRGALKGSAAADPVLRDLHDRGLIEYRRIEGIAHTELMAQLRDADVVVDQLALGSYGVLACEAMAAGRVTVGHVAEHVRAAIPAELPIVEATPDDLGAVVERLVAEREAAAKTASAGPDYVRRFHDGQASARVLAPFLGVAD; encoded by the coding sequence ATGACTACGCCTGAATCGAACACGTCGCAACCGGGCACGTCGGGTTCCACCGCCGCCGACGCCCGTGCGCACGTCGTCATGCTGGTGGCCAACGACGTCGTCACCGACAGCCGGGTCAAGAAAGAGGCGCAGGCCGTCGCCGACGCCGGGTACCGGGTCACGGTGCTGGGCGTCGCGGCCGACGGGCGGCGGTCGCTCGAGGTGCTCGGCGACGTACTGGTGGTCCGGGTGCCCGTGGCGTTCCAGCTGCGCGACGAGCGCGACCGCAAGCGCCGCTCCCACCGCGACTGGCGCCCGCCGTACGTCGGCTACCCGGTGAAGTCGGCACAGACGGCGCGCAAGCAGGCGCTGAAGGCCCGGCGCGTCGAGCTGAGCGGCCGGCCCGGCGCGGGCGGCCTCGGCCAACGGCTGGCCGCCGCCCGGTTGAGCGCCGCCGAGCGGGCCGCCTGGCTGCGCGCCGGCGTCGGCAACCGCGCCGACAAGCTGTTCCGGTTCGGCTGGCGGGCGTGGGACGGCGTCGCCGCGCGCACGCCGTGGCCGGCCCGCTGGCGGCTGGTGCACCCGCAGGCCTACGACTACGAGCTCGCCTTCGGGCCGCTGCTCGACCAGCTCGCGCCCGACGCCGTCCACGCCCACGACATGCACGTCATCGGCGTCGCGGTGCGTGCCGCCGAGCGGGCCCGTGCCGCCGGGCGCCGGCTCCCCGTCGTCTACGACGCGCACGAGTACGTCCCCGGCCTGTCCCGCTACGGCCCCCGCACGCCGCGGTTCATCGCCGCCTGGGCCCACCACGAGCGCGAGTACATCGGCCGCGCCGACCGCGTCGTCACCGTCAGCCCGGCCATCGCCCGCACGCTGCGGCAGCGGTACCGCCTCGACCGCGAGCCCACGGTCGTCATCAACTCGCCGAGCATGACCGAGCTGGACGGCGGCGACGTCCCCGGCCTGCGCGCCCGCGTCGGTCTCGCGGCGGACGTGCCGCTGCTGGTCTACAGCGGCGGCGTCACCAAGGCGCGCGGCGTCGAGACCGCCGTCGAGGCGTTGCCGTCGCTGCCAGGTGTCCACCTGGCGGTCGTGTCCGTCCCGCACATCGAGATCGCGCCCGTACACCAATTGCGCGCGCTGGCCGGACGCCTCGGCGTCGCCGACCGCGTCCACTTCCTCGACCCCGTGCGGCCGCACGAGGTGGTCGCGTTCCTGTCGTCGGCCGACGTCGGGCTGATCCCGATCCTGCGCTACCCCAGCCACGAGATGGCGCTGCCGAACAAGGTGTTCGAGTACGCGTTCGCCGGCCTGCCGGTGGTCACGAGCGACATGCCGAGCCTGACGGAGTTCATGCGGCAGTCCGGCATCGGCGAGGTCTACCGCGTCGGCGACGCCGCCGACCTCGCGGCCAAGGTGCGCGCCGTCCTCGCCGACCCCGCGCCGTACCGCGCCCGGCTGGAGCGGCCGGAGTTCCGCCGGGAGGTGTCCTGGGAGGGGCAGGCGCAGCACCTGCGCGAGCTGTACGCCGGCCTGCTCGGGACGGCGGCCGCGACGACGGTGCCCGCGGTGGCGGCCACGACGGCGGCCGAGGCCACGGCGCCGCACCTGCTCATCGGCCCGTCCAACAGTGCCGGCCAGGGCTGGCGCTGGGCGCGCGCCGTCGAGCGGTACGCACCGCCGGCGACGGCCGAGAACCTCATGACCGAGTCGGGCTCGTTCGCGTTCCGCGCCGACCACGTCGTCACGGCCGAGCGGTTCCAGCACGACGCCGCCTGGGTGGTCGAGTTCGCCGGCCATGTGCTGCGCACCGCCACCCACGTGCTGTTCGAGGCGGCCCGGCCGGTGCTCGGCCAGGCCCGCGGCCAGCTGTTCGTCGAGGACCTGCCGACGCTGCGGGCGGCCGGCATCGCGGCCGGCGTGATCCTGCACGGATCCGAGGTCCGCGACCCGCGGCGGCACCGCGAGCTGTTCGGCCACTCGCCGTTCGCCGACCCCGACGACCCGCTGACGCAGCGGCTGCAGCAGGCCACCCGGGTCGTGCTCGGGCACCTGCGCGACTTCGACGGCCCGCGCTTCGTCACCACGCCCGACCTCCTCGACTTCGTCGACGGCGCCCAGTGGCTGCCGGTCGTGGTCGACGTCGACGACCTCGCCACCGACCGGCCGGTGCTGGACCGGCCGGTGCCGGTGGTGCTGCACGCGCCGTCGCGCGGGGCGCTCAAGGGCTCGGCCGCCGCCGACCCCGTCCTGCGCGACCTGCACGACCGCGGCCTGATCGAGTACCGGCGCATCGAGGGCATCGCGCACACCGAGCTGATGGCCCAGCTGCGCGACGCCGACGTCGTCGTCGACCAGCTGGCGCTCGGGTCGTACGGCGTGCTGGCCTGCGAGGCGATGGCGGCCGGACGGGTCACCGTCGGGCACGTCGCCGAGCACGTCCGGGCCGCGATCCCGGCCGAACTGCCGATCGTCGAGGCCACGCCGGACGACCTCGGCGCCGTCGTCGAGCGCCTGGTCGCCGAGCGTGAGGCCGCGGCCAAGACCGCCTCGGCCGGCCCCGACTACGTCCGCCGGTTCCATGACGGCCAGGCATCGGCGCGGGTCCTGGCGCCGTTCCTGGGCGTCGCGGACTGA
- a CDS encoding SpoIID/LytB domain-containing protein — MALALTALLIASGATSADLGATPADLGATPADLGATPADPSPSPSTRVPADLLAEWADEAGAEPATPVPDDLPDGFTGELDLPVDPAVEVVRWPSSGELVLEGRGYGHGRGMSQWGAYGAAASGLGYGRILAHYYRGTSLERRDDIRLRVRITADDDGETRVAPARGLTATAGDAALALPSSLGGSRVTAWRVVRDGDRLVLQGYAGSWRTTAIGGATAHAGPIAFTTPAGAVRLVLGSTHREYRGAVEAVATGSGVGTRVATSLESYLRSVVPAEMPASWPAAALQAQAVAARTYARWQRTEEPGSWYDTCDSTRCQVFNGAADYTAGGDLIRRYDHPASDAAVGATAERILLYDGEPAFTQFTSANGGWTVRGSRPYLRAFADEYDGVVSGSPHRWRTTLTTRAVAAAFPRVGRPVTLRVDARNGHGAWGGRTTWVVVAGTEGSVEVSGEAFRSALGLRSDWWRVSGVAGAAHDLTGDRRADLVARRSSDGSLWLYPGNGAGGFGATRPLGTGWRAMTSILVTPDWDGDGRTDLVARSRSGDLWLYSGDGAGGVSGRPVGQGWAGMNALAAPGDWDGDGRADLLARRSREGSLWLYAGAGRAGFGTVRPIGTGWSAWNLITGTPDFDGDGHADLLARRRGDGTLWLFPGDGRGGFGTARRVGHGWADMNALVAPGDWDGDGRADLIARSATDGALWFYAGNGRGDIAAVRRIGTGWTAVDAIG, encoded by the coding sequence GTGGCGCTGGCGCTGACCGCGCTACTGATCGCGTCTGGGGCAACTTCGGCCGACCTGGGGGCGACCCCGGCGGACCTGGGGGCGACCCCGGCGGACCTGGGGGCGACCCCGGCGGACCCGTCGCCGTCGCCGTCGACCCGGGTGCCGGCCGACCTGCTGGCGGAATGGGCGGACGAGGCCGGCGCCGAGCCCGCGACGCCGGTGCCGGACGACCTGCCGGACGGCTTCACCGGCGAGCTCGACCTCCCCGTCGACCCCGCCGTCGAGGTCGTGCGCTGGCCGTCGTCGGGCGAGCTCGTGCTGGAGGGCCGCGGCTACGGGCACGGGCGCGGGATGTCGCAGTGGGGCGCCTACGGTGCGGCGGCGAGCGGACTCGGCTACGGGCGGATCCTCGCGCACTACTACCGCGGCACGTCGCTGGAGCGGCGCGACGACATCCGGCTGCGGGTCCGCATCACGGCCGACGACGACGGTGAGACCCGGGTGGCGCCGGCCCGCGGGCTGACCGCGACCGCCGGTGACGCGGCGCTGGCGCTGCCGTCGTCGCTGGGCGGGAGCCGCGTGACCGCCTGGCGTGTGGTGCGCGACGGCGACCGGCTGGTGCTGCAGGGGTACGCGGGCAGCTGGCGGACGACGGCGATCGGCGGGGCCACCGCGCACGCCGGGCCGATCGCCTTCACGACCCCCGCCGGCGCCGTCCGCCTCGTCCTCGGCTCCACGCACCGCGAGTACCGCGGCGCCGTCGAGGCGGTCGCCACCGGCTCCGGCGTCGGCACCCGCGTGGCCACGTCGCTGGAGTCGTACCTGCGCAGCGTCGTGCCGGCGGAGATGCCGGCCAGCTGGCCCGCCGCGGCGCTGCAGGCGCAGGCCGTCGCCGCGCGCACGTACGCCCGGTGGCAGCGCACCGAGGAGCCCGGATCCTGGTACGACACCTGCGACAGCACCCGCTGCCAGGTGTTCAACGGCGCCGCCGACTACACCGCCGGCGGCGACCTCATCCGCCGCTACGACCACCCGGCCAGCGACGCCGCCGTCGGCGCGACCGCCGAGCGGATCCTGCTGTACGACGGCGAGCCCGCGTTCACCCAGTTCACGTCCGCGAACGGAGGGTGGACGGTGCGCGGGTCGCGGCCGTACCTGCGCGCGTTCGCCGACGAGTACGACGGCGTGGTGTCCGGCTCGCCGCACCGCTGGCGCACGACGCTGACCACCCGCGCCGTCGCCGCCGCCTTTCCTCGCGTCGGCCGCCCGGTCACCCTGCGGGTCGACGCCCGGAACGGCCACGGCGCGTGGGGCGGGCGGACCACGTGGGTGGTGGTGGCCGGCACGGAGGGGTCGGTCGAGGTCAGCGGCGAGGCGTTCCGGTCGGCGCTCGGGCTGCGCAGCGACTGGTGGCGCGTCAGCGGCGTCGCGGGGGCGGCGCACGACCTCACCGGCGACCGCCGGGCCGACCTCGTGGCGCGGCGCTCGTCCGACGGGTCGCTGTGGCTGTATCCGGGCAACGGCGCGGGCGGCTTCGGCGCGACCCGGCCGCTCGGCACCGGCTGGCGAGCGATGACGTCGATCCTGGTCACACCCGACTGGGACGGCGACGGGCGCACCGACCTGGTGGCGCGGTCGCGGTCCGGCGACCTGTGGCTGTACTCGGGCGACGGTGCGGGCGGGGTGTCGGGGCGGCCGGTGGGGCAGGGGTGGGCGGGGATGAACGCGCTGGCGGCGCCCGGTGACTGGGACGGTGACGGGCGGGCGGACCTGCTGGCGCGGCGGTCGCGAGAGGGGTCGCTGTGGCTGTACGCGGGGGCGGGGCGGGCGGGCTTCGGTACGGTCCGGCCGATCGGCACCGGGTGGAGCGCGTGGAACCTGATCACCGGCACCCCCGACTTCGACGGTGACGGCCACGCCGACCTCCTCGCGCGCCGTCGTGGCGACGGCACCCTCTGGCTCTTCCCCGGCGACGGGCGCGGCGGGTTCGGAACCGCTCGCCGGGTCGGGCACGGCTGGGCCGACATGAACGCCCTCGTCGCCCCCGGCGACTGGGACGGTGACGGTCGCGCCGACCTCATCGCCCGCAGCGCCACCGACGGTGCCCTCTGGTTCTACGCCGGCAACGGCCGCGGCGACATCGCCGCCGTACGGCGCATCGGCACCGGCTGGACCGCCGTCGACGCGATCGGCTGA
- a CDS encoding nucleotide sugar dehydrogenase: MRITVVALGKIGLPLAVQFATKGHEVIGVDVNETVVDLVNKGEEPFPGEDQLAEKLAEVVSAGRLRATTDYADAVPGSDAVVLVVPLFVDDTTGEPDFGWMDSATQSLAENLTPGTLVSYETTLPVGTTRNRWRPLIEKVSGLTEGTDFHLVFSPERVLTGRVFADLRKYPKLIGGLTPAGADRAREFYEAVLDFDDRADLPRGNGVWDLGSAEAAEMAKLAETTYRDVNIGLANQFGRFAAANGIDVFQVIEASNSQPYSHIHRPGIAVGGHCIPVYPRLYLWTDPDATVVRAAREANVGMPEYTVGLVEAAAGGSVDGLRVVVLGAAYRGRVKETAFSGVFPTVAALRSRGAEVLVHDPMYTDDELRGLGFAPYHLGEPADAVVVQADHPEYAEVGAADVPGAKILVDGRDVTDAARWDGVTRIVVGRASSPA; encoded by the coding sequence GTGAGAATCACCGTCGTCGCCCTGGGCAAGATAGGGCTGCCGTTAGCCGTCCAGTTCGCCACCAAGGGTCACGAGGTCATCGGCGTCGATGTCAACGAGACCGTCGTCGACCTCGTCAACAAGGGCGAAGAGCCGTTCCCCGGCGAGGACCAGCTGGCCGAGAAGCTGGCCGAGGTGGTGAGCGCCGGCCGGCTGCGGGCCACCACCGACTACGCCGACGCCGTCCCCGGCAGCGACGCCGTCGTCCTCGTGGTGCCGTTGTTCGTCGACGACACCACCGGCGAGCCCGACTTCGGGTGGATGGACTCCGCCACCCAGTCGCTGGCCGAGAACCTGACGCCGGGCACGCTCGTCTCCTACGAGACCACGCTGCCGGTCGGTACCACCCGCAACCGGTGGCGGCCGCTCATCGAGAAGGTGTCCGGGCTCACCGAGGGCACCGACTTCCACCTGGTGTTCTCGCCCGAGCGGGTGCTCACCGGGCGGGTCTTCGCCGACCTCCGCAAGTACCCCAAGCTCATCGGCGGCCTCACGCCGGCCGGCGCCGACCGCGCCCGCGAGTTCTACGAGGCCGTCCTCGACTTCGACGACCGCGCCGACCTCCCGCGCGGCAACGGCGTCTGGGACCTCGGCAGCGCCGAGGCGGCCGAGATGGCCAAGCTCGCCGAGACCACCTACCGCGACGTCAACATCGGCCTGGCCAACCAGTTCGGCCGGTTCGCCGCCGCCAACGGCATCGACGTCTTCCAGGTCATCGAGGCGTCGAACTCGCAGCCGTACAGCCACATCCACCGGCCCGGCATCGCGGTCGGCGGCCACTGCATCCCCGTCTACCCGCGGCTGTACCTGTGGACCGACCCCGACGCCACCGTCGTGCGGGCCGCGCGTGAGGCCAACGTCGGCATGCCCGAGTACACCGTCGGCCTGGTCGAGGCCGCGGCCGGCGGCTCGGTCGACGGCCTGCGCGTCGTCGTGCTGGGCGCGGCCTACCGCGGCCGCGTCAAGGAGACCGCCTTCTCCGGCGTCTTCCCGACGGTGGCGGCGCTGCGCTCGCGCGGGGCCGAGGTGCTCGTCCACGACCCCATGTACACCGACGACGAGCTGCGCGGGCTCGGCTTCGCGCCGTACCACCTCGGCGAGCCGGCCGACGCCGTCGTCGTCCAGGCCGACCACCCCGAGTACGCCGAGGTCGGCGCCGCCGACGTCCCGGGCGCCAAGATCCTGGTCGACGGCCGCGACGTCACCGACGCCGCCCGCTGGGACGGCGTCACCCGCATCGTCGTGGGCCGGGCGTCGTCACCGGCATGA
- a CDS encoding FG-GAP-like repeat-containing protein — MKVINAGLAGALVAFAMAPAVPTYGVPEVPPASPPASGSATAAPDAAAPEDASPGDAAPDEGTAGAADGAEGAPATEGAPAGGAAGPTAEGAPGAEGTPAAGGAPAAGGAPSAGTAAPVADDLQTISLPVATGGFGRLPSLPPAPGGTPREFSDLAATIPIVYSEEYTVRPFRLAAVTWTGAAPVRAWARVHSDGEWSQWYELPGSDDHQPDPGTAEAAGARNGTDPLLVPASDGIQVRVDGAQSGARRPSDLRLDLVEPGTAPAARVEAPELTVNGGPTIYSRAQWGADESLRADPPSYGEARGAFVHHTVSANAYSSAEVPALIRSIYVYHVRSRGWNDIGYNFVIDRFGRIWEGRYGGVDRAVIGAHTQGYNDDAFAASALGTYENTAPSSVMLGAYARLFGWKFRIHGIRPLRQVNYDGEAWPAIAGHRDAAATACPGDALYARLNTIRSGTLRQMGIGGDSTSGRDVNGGGRSDIMARQRSNGSFWLWPGSTIAGFGNRLAFGTGWSSMISVALPGDWDGDGHDDVIARSATGGLWLYSGRSGQGFSAQRRIGTGWAGFTYVVAPGDWDGDGRVDLIARRRDGVLMLYPGNGRGGFGTARAIGTGWGSFTAIVGAGDWNSDGAVDLIARLPNGALLLYPGTGKGGFGKARTIGTGWAGFTGIAAAGDVNDDYVLDLVVWTSGGGMLLYPGNGSGGFLPSRSIGSGWNAFDLRS; from the coding sequence GTGAAGGTCATCAACGCGGGACTGGCGGGCGCGCTCGTCGCGTTCGCGATGGCACCGGCCGTGCCCACGTACGGCGTTCCGGAGGTGCCGCCGGCGTCGCCGCCGGCATCGGGGAGTGCGACGGCGGCGCCGGACGCCGCGGCACCGGAGGACGCGTCGCCGGGCGACGCCGCGCCGGACGAGGGCACGGCCGGAGCGGCGGATGGCGCCGAGGGCGCGCCGGCCACCGAGGGTGCGCCTGCTGGCGGCGCCGCTGGGCCGACCGCCGAGGGTGCGCCGGGCGCTGAGGGCACACCGGCCGCTGGGGGTGCGCCGGCCGCTGGGGGTGCGCCGTCCGCCGGCACCGCTGCGCCGGTCGCCGACGACCTGCAGACGATCAGCCTGCCGGTCGCGACCGGCGGGTTCGGGCGGCTGCCCAGCCTGCCGCCGGCGCCGGGCGGCACGCCGCGCGAGTTCTCCGACCTCGCCGCCACGATCCCGATCGTCTACTCCGAGGAGTACACCGTCCGGCCGTTCCGGCTGGCCGCCGTCACCTGGACCGGCGCCGCGCCGGTGCGGGCGTGGGCGCGGGTGCACTCCGACGGCGAGTGGTCGCAGTGGTACGAGCTGCCCGGCAGCGACGACCACCAGCCCGACCCCGGCACGGCGGAGGCGGCGGGCGCCCGCAACGGGACCGACCCGCTGCTGGTGCCGGCGTCCGACGGCATCCAGGTGCGCGTCGACGGCGCGCAGTCCGGTGCCCGGCGCCCGTCCGACCTGCGGCTGGACCTCGTCGAACCGGGCACCGCGCCGGCCGCGAGGGTCGAGGCGCCGGAGCTGACCGTCAACGGCGGCCCGACCATCTACAGCCGGGCGCAGTGGGGCGCGGACGAGTCGCTGCGGGCCGATCCGCCCAGCTACGGCGAGGCGCGCGGCGCGTTCGTGCACCACACCGTCAGCGCCAACGCCTACAGCTCCGCCGAGGTCCCGGCCCTGATCAGGTCGATCTACGTCTACCACGTGCGGTCGCGCGGCTGGAACGACATCGGCTACAACTTCGTCATCGACCGCTTCGGCCGCATCTGGGAGGGCCGCTACGGCGGCGTCGACCGCGCGGTCATCGGCGCGCACACCCAGGGCTACAACGACGACGCGTTCGCCGCGTCCGCGCTGGGCACCTACGAGAACACCGCGCCGTCCAGCGTCATGCTCGGCGCGTACGCGCGGCTGTTCGGGTGGAAGTTCCGCATCCACGGCATCCGCCCGCTGCGGCAGGTCAACTACGACGGCGAGGCGTGGCCGGCCATCGCCGGGCACCGCGACGCCGCCGCCACCGCCTGTCCCGGCGACGCCCTGTACGCGCGGCTGAACACCATCCGGTCCGGCACGCTGCGGCAGATGGGCATCGGCGGCGACTCGACCAGCGGCCGCGACGTCAACGGCGGCGGCCGGTCCGACATCATGGCCCGGCAGCGCTCGAACGGCTCGTTCTGGCTGTGGCCCGGCAGCACCATCGCCGGGTTCGGCAACCGCCTCGCGTTCGGCACCGGCTGGTCGTCGATGATCTCCGTCGCACTGCCCGGCGACTGGGACGGCGACGGCCACGACGACGTCATCGCCCGCAGCGCGACCGGCGGGCTGTGGCTGTACTCCGGCCGGTCCGGCCAGGGGTTCTCGGCGCAGCGGCGCATCGGCACCGGCTGGGCCGGCTTCACCTACGTCGTCGCGCCGGGCGACTGGGACGGCGACGGCCGGGTCGACCTCATCGCGCGCCGCCGCGACGGCGTGCTGATGCTGTACCCGGGCAACGGCCGCGGCGGGTTCGGCACGGCGCGGGCCATCGGCACCGGCTGGGGCTCGTTCACCGCCATCGTCGGGGCCGGCGACTGGAACAGCGACGGCGCCGTCGACCTCATCGCCCGGCTGCCCAACGGCGCCCTGCTGCTGTACCCGGGCACCGGGAAGGGCGGCTTCGGCAAGGCCCGCACCATCGGCACCGGCTGGGCCGGGTTCACCGGCATCGCCGCAGCGGGCGACGTCAACGACGACTACGTGCTCGACCTCGTCGTGTGGACGTCCGGCGGCGGCATGCTCCTCTACCCCGGCAACGGCTCGGGTGGCTTCCTGCCGAGCCGCAGCATCGGCTCCGGCTGGAACGCCTTCGACCTGCGCAGCTGA
- the wecB gene encoding non-hydrolyzing UDP-N-acetylglucosamine 2-epimerase, protein MQVLSIVGARPQFVKLAPVAEALTAGGHEHVIVHTGQHYDANMSDVFFADLRIPAPDVHLGIGSGSHGTQTGAMLAALDGVLADRRPDWVLVYGDTNSTLAATLAAVKLHLPVAHLEAGLRSFNRAMPEEHNRVLTDHAADLLLAPTDVAVANLAREGLAERTVRVGDVMTDVCFRVRDAVRDTPPELPSGLEPGGYVAATVHRAENTDDPKRLTAVVEALAGLPVPVLLLAHPRLVARCREFGIELDRPGSALHTAPPLPYPGMVAAVLHSAGVVTDSGGLQKEAYLLGRPCSTLRTETEWLETLHDGWNVLVPEPADLADAVTRPVPSAPQGTPYGDGHAAGQVVQALLGGGAA, encoded by the coding sequence ATGCAGGTGCTCAGCATCGTCGGAGCCCGCCCGCAATTCGTCAAGCTCGCTCCCGTGGCCGAGGCCTTGACGGCGGGCGGACACGAGCACGTCATCGTGCACACGGGGCAGCACTACGACGCGAACATGTCCGACGTGTTCTTCGCCGACCTGCGCATCCCGGCTCCCGACGTGCACCTGGGCATCGGCTCGGGCAGCCACGGCACGCAGACCGGCGCCATGCTGGCGGCGTTGGACGGCGTGCTCGCCGACCGCCGCCCCGACTGGGTGCTCGTCTACGGCGACACGAACTCCACCCTGGCCGCAACGCTGGCCGCGGTCAAGCTCCACCTTCCGGTCGCGCACCTCGAGGCCGGGCTCCGTTCGTTCAACCGGGCGATGCCGGAAGAGCACAATCGGGTACTGACCGACCATGCGGCCGACCTCCTGCTCGCGCCCACCGACGTCGCGGTGGCGAATCTCGCCCGCGAGGGCCTCGCCGAGCGCACCGTCCGGGTCGGCGACGTCATGACGGACGTCTGCTTCCGGGTCCGCGACGCCGTGCGCGACACCCCGCCCGAGCTGCCGTCCGGCCTCGAGCCGGGCGGCTACGTCGCGGCCACGGTGCACCGCGCCGAGAACACCGACGACCCCAAGCGGCTGACGGCCGTCGTCGAGGCGCTGGCGGGGCTGCCGGTGCCGGTGCTGCTGCTGGCGCACCCGCGGCTGGTGGCCCGCTGCCGCGAGTTCGGCATCGAGCTGGACCGTCCGGGCAGCGCCCTGCACACCGCGCCGCCGCTGCCGTACCCGGGCATGGTCGCGGCCGTGCTGCACTCCGCCGGTGTCGTCACCGACTCCGGCGGCCTGCAGAAGGAGGCCTACCTGCTGGGCCGCCCGTGCAGCACGCTGCGCACCGAGACCGAGTGGCTCGAGACCCTGCACGATGGCTGGAACGTGCTGGTGCCCGAGCCGGCCGACCTCGCCGACGCCGTCACCCGGCCGGTCCCGTCGGCGCCGCAGGGCACCCCGTACGGCGACGGTCACGCCGCCGGGCAGGTGGTCCAGGCGCTGCTCGGCGGTGGCGCGGCATGA